In the Lepisosteus oculatus isolate fLepOcu1 chromosome 6, fLepOcu1.hap2, whole genome shotgun sequence genome, one interval contains:
- the marchf11 gene encoding E3 ubiquitin-protein ligase MARCHF11 — protein sequence MSLEGEAGPVCRGAQEGPLGGAAQIQTSKEDHETSDLEGHHRTGDTVGDGESAGEESVDINPGEGQSGCTEEGHSVHDGENDRAVSPGKAEALHSDCSSENCSPTPSCRICFQGAEQGDLQNPCRCDGSVRYTHQQCLLKWISERGSWTCELCCYRYHVIAMKWKKPCQWQPITITLVEKVQIIAVFLGSLFLVASVSWLLWSAFSPNAIWQRRDILFQICYGMYGFMDLVCIGLIIHEGAAVHKVFKRWRAVNLHWDVQNYDKTADVEESSSTGESSASRTLWLPLTTFRARDSLHPTRIGAHRSHCGYALLWLCARLTTEEDVGEDNSSGEVVIRVTSV from the exons atGAGCTTAGAGGGAGAGGCGGGTCCGGTCTGCAGGGGTGCTCAAGAAGGACCGCTGGGAGGCGCTGCACAAATTCAGACCAGCAAAGAGGACCACGAGACAAGCGATTTGGAGGGACATCATCGCACCGGCGACACCGTGGGGGACGGAGAAAGCGCAGGTGAGGAATCCGTGGATATAAACCCGGGAGAAGGACAGAGTGGATGCACAGAGGAAGGTCACTCCGTGCACGATGGGGAAAACGATCGCGCAGTTAGCCCCGGGAAAGCGGAAGCGCTTCACTCGGACTGCAGCAGCGAGAACTGCAGCCCCACGCCGAGCTGCAGGATTTGCTTCCAAGGAGCCGAGCAG GGGGACCTGCAGAATCCCTGCCGCTGTGACGGGTCAGTGAGGTACACTCACCAGCAGTGTCTTCTGAAATGGATCAGCGAGAGGGGGTCCTGGACCTGCGAACTCTGCTGCTACAGATACCATGTGATAGCAATGAAATGGAAGAAGCCCTGTCAG TGGCAGCCCATCACCATCACACTGGTGGAAAAAGTACAGATCATTGCTGTGTTCCTGGGCTCTCTTTTCCTGGTGGCCAGTGTCTCCTGGCTTCTGTGGTCAGCCTTCAGCCCCAATGCCATCTGGCAGCGCAGAGACATCCTTTTCCAGATCTGTTATGGGATGTACGGCTTTATGGATTTGGTGTGCATTG GTTTGATTATTCATGAAGGGGCGGCAGTGCATAAAGTCTTCAAGCGCTGGCGAGCCGTTAATCTGCACTGGGACGTGCAGAATTACGATAAGACTGCCGATGTCGAGGAGAGCAGCAGTACCGGGGAGTCGTCGGCCAGCCGGACCCTCTGGCTGCCCCTCACCACGTTCCGAGCGAGGGACTCCCTGCACCCCACCCGAATCGGGGCCCACCGCTCTCACTGTGGCTACGCGTTACTGtggctgtgtgccaggctgACGACCGAGGAGGACGTCGGCGAAGACAACAGCTCCGGGGAGGTGGTGATAAGAGTGACCTCGGTCTAG